In a single window of the Acidobacteriaceae bacterium genome:
- a CDS encoding carboxypeptidase regulatory-like domain-containing protein, whose amino-acid sequence MKHKLQILAVFFAATTVAAFGQSTAALSGTVTDPTGAAVPNAHVVVHSLGTGADRNVDTDASGLYAVPSLEPGDYSVRASATGFANDTVPKVTLNVASSVTLNLKLAIASTGETVQVEGEAQNQIETQTITVGEVIDNRQVQDLPLNGRHFLDLTVLTPGGVVAPTNGSLTATSRGLGANSFITGGNREDSVNFQINGINLNDISQNQITFQPSIATTSEFRIINQTFSAEYGRSDGSIVTVATKSGTNQFHGEAFDYFRNEALDARNYFNRNYNPATLVPLPFGTGAKAPLKRNNFGGDLGGPIFRNHTFFYFSYEGLRQHQGILQNSNVFTSAQRAAFIPGTVGAKIAALIPQPNSGSTYVSFTPGPVQIDQYTGDVLQKIGDYDTLHGFYAFQKDVRTEPALQGDTLPGWGDHRAAHRQIGTLQYVHIFSPKITNEARLGFNRISISFNPANTIDPTSVGLGDGLSGPVGLPQITITDDSFTFGGPSGFPQGRDTTTGVLADTVTMLKGNHQINWGGEFRRYLLYSFTGNIGSMSLTSANLAGVGYNGVAVTPVFAIQPNIIDYRVYADAAGAFVQDHYNVTPQLMFEYGLRFEWNGTPVEGENRISIFQPATSTLVQAGTNGIPADGAYKQNYNLEPRLGFSYDVFHNQKTVVRGAYGLLVDQPVAGTVTVLTANPPFTTAVSYNNSANPQPLSNIYAAAAGASGFALGYVNPHFRNAYVEDFNLNIQQALPWAMVGTIGYYGSTGHHLLINTNFNQASGPPSSPSPRPYTTLASTSPIARGASIASNINERNSIGYSNYNSMWVTLNKSFAHGFQFNTNYEWAKSMDINSLGSQGTLTANGGLEDANNPALNYGLSDFDVRNHFAGTAIYALPFKRNRFVEGFRLEGIFQYQTGNPVNILASTDGYNGIAGNIRPNLLGKFGRSRVQVPGQSYIQYFNVPGGQTYGGSICDLTNYTPACLLQVVGTQPSATGPLAATQTTYPGLGNIQRNYGTGPGFADWDMSGEKETRITERVAFTLRADAFDILNHPNFGQPTGNVQSAAFGQITATRFATSDGGSSRQLQISGKFTF is encoded by the coding sequence ATGAAACATAAGTTACAGATACTCGCAGTATTTTTTGCCGCAACCACCGTTGCGGCCTTTGGCCAGTCCACAGCAGCTCTCTCAGGAACCGTAACCGATCCGACAGGAGCCGCAGTTCCCAATGCGCACGTCGTTGTTCATTCTCTCGGCACCGGAGCGGACCGCAACGTTGATACGGACGCGTCGGGTCTCTACGCGGTGCCTTCGCTCGAGCCGGGTGACTACTCGGTGCGGGCTTCGGCAACTGGATTCGCCAATGACACGGTGCCCAAGGTGACGCTGAATGTCGCCAGCTCGGTCACGCTGAATTTGAAACTTGCGATCGCGTCAACGGGCGAGACCGTGCAGGTAGAAGGCGAGGCGCAGAACCAGATTGAGACGCAGACGATCACGGTCGGCGAGGTGATCGACAATCGTCAGGTTCAGGACCTTCCGCTAAATGGGCGGCACTTTCTCGATCTGACGGTGCTGACGCCGGGCGGAGTGGTGGCGCCGACGAACGGCAGCCTGACGGCAACGAGCCGCGGACTGGGAGCGAACTCGTTTATTACGGGGGGCAATCGCGAAGACTCGGTGAACTTCCAGATCAACGGCATCAATCTAAACGACATCAGCCAGAACCAGATTACGTTTCAACCGTCGATCGCAACGACAAGCGAGTTCAGGATCATCAACCAGACGTTCAGCGCGGAGTACGGGCGCAGCGATGGATCGATCGTGACGGTGGCAACGAAGTCGGGAACCAACCAGTTCCACGGCGAGGCGTTCGACTACTTCCGCAATGAGGCGCTGGACGCGCGTAATTATTTCAACCGGAACTATAACCCGGCGACCCTGGTTCCATTGCCCTTCGGCACGGGAGCGAAGGCACCGCTGAAGCGCAATAACTTCGGCGGCGATCTAGGCGGCCCGATCTTCCGCAATCACACATTCTTCTACTTCAGCTATGAGGGATTGCGGCAGCACCAGGGCATTCTGCAAAACAGCAATGTCTTTACGTCAGCACAGCGCGCCGCCTTTATTCCGGGCACTGTTGGAGCCAAAATTGCGGCGCTGATTCCGCAGCCGAACAGCGGCTCGACGTACGTCTCCTTCACACCGGGACCGGTGCAGATCGACCAGTACACGGGTGATGTGCTGCAGAAGATCGGCGACTACGACACGTTGCACGGGTTCTACGCGTTCCAGAAGGACGTACGCACCGAGCCCGCGCTGCAGGGCGATACGCTACCGGGATGGGGTGACCACCGCGCCGCGCACCGGCAGATCGGCACGCTGCAGTACGTGCACATCTTCTCTCCAAAGATCACGAACGAGGCGCGTCTCGGCTTCAATCGGATCTCGATCTCATTCAATCCGGCGAACACAATTGATCCGACGAGCGTGGGCCTGGGCGATGGATTGAGCGGCCCGGTCGGGCTTCCGCAGATCACGATCACGGACGATAGCTTCACGTTCGGTGGACCGTCGGGCTTCCCGCAGGGCCGCGACACGACGACGGGTGTGCTCGCAGACACAGTCACGATGCTCAAGGGCAATCACCAGATCAACTGGGGCGGCGAGTTCCGTCGCTATCTGCTGTACAGCTTCACGGGCAACATCGGCAGCATGAGCCTGACGTCCGCGAATCTGGCGGGAGTTGGCTATAACGGCGTGGCCGTGACGCCGGTCTTCGCCATTCAGCCGAACATCATCGACTACCGCGTCTACGCGGATGCCGCGGGGGCGTTTGTTCAGGACCATTACAACGTGACGCCGCAGCTGATGTTCGAGTACGGACTGCGGTTTGAGTGGAACGGCACACCGGTTGAAGGCGAAAATCGTATTTCGATCTTCCAGCCGGCTACTTCAACACTGGTCCAGGCGGGCACGAACGGCATTCCCGCTGACGGCGCCTACAAGCAGAACTACAACCTGGAGCCACGGCTGGGTTTCTCGTATGACGTCTTCCATAACCAGAAAACTGTTGTGCGTGGAGCGTACGGTTTGCTGGTGGATCAGCCGGTGGCCGGCACGGTAACTGTTCTGACCGCTAATCCGCCATTCACCACTGCGGTTTCCTACAACAACAGCGCGAACCCACAGCCTCTGAGCAACATCTACGCGGCGGCGGCGGGCGCGTCAGGGTTCGCGCTTGGGTATGTCAATCCGCACTTCCGCAATGCGTACGTAGAAGACTTCAATTTGAACATCCAGCAAGCGTTGCCCTGGGCGATGGTCGGCACGATCGGGTACTACGGATCGACGGGTCACCATCTGCTGATCAACACGAACTTCAACCAGGCCTCCGGACCGCCGAGCAGCCCCAGCCCGCGTCCGTACACTACGCTCGCTTCAACGAGTCCGATCGCTAGAGGCGCCTCAATCGCCTCCAACATAAACGAGCGAAACAGCATCGGCTACTCGAACTACAACTCAATGTGGGTGACATTGAACAAGAGCTTCGCCCATGGCTTCCAGTTCAATACGAACTACGAGTGGGCGAAGTCGATGGACATCAACTCACTCGGCTCACAAGGGACACTTACAGCTAACGGAGGGCTCGAAGACGCCAATAATCCGGCCTTGAATTATGGTCTGTCGGACTTTGACGTGCGGAATCACTTCGCTGGCACGGCGATCTACGCGCTGCCGTTCAAACGCAACCGGTTCGTGGAGGGCTTCCGGTTGGAAGGAATCTTCCAGTACCAGACCGGGAACCCGGTGAATATTCTGGCTTCGACCGACGGCTATAACGGGATCGCCGGCAACATTCGGCCGAATCTGCTGGGTAAGTTCGGGCGCAGCAGGGTGCAGGTTCCGGGGCAGTCGTACATTCAGTACTTCAACGTCCCCGGGGGACAAACCTATGGCGGATCGATTTGCGATCTGACGAACTACACCCCAGCTTGCCTTCTACAGGTTGTGGGAACACAGCCATCCGCGACAGGACCGCTGGCGGCCACCCAAACCACCTATCCGGGATTGGGCAATATCCAGCGCAACTACGGTACCGGACCGGGTTTTGCGGACTGGGACATGTCGGGCGAGAAGGAGACGCGGATCACGGAACGGGTAGCGTTCACCCTGCGCGCTGACGCGTTCGACATCCTGAACCACCCGAACTTCGGTCAGCCGACCGGCAATGTGCAGTCGGCTGCGTTCGGGCAGATTACGGCAACCCGCTTCGCGACAAGTGACGGCGGGTCGTCGCGTCAGTTACAGATCAGCGGAAAATTCACCTTCTGA